A genome region from Sebaldella sp. S0638 includes the following:
- a CDS encoding pyridoxamine 5'-phosphate oxidase family protein, producing the protein MKEVIEFLIQNPVQFLATAGLDNKPKVRPFQFMFEYDNKLWFCTGTKKEVYMELQKSPYIELSVLSNNMKWLRISGKVIFSDSEIIKKKIINQNKLVKSIYQTWDNPALTAFYLKDCKAVITDLSGKLSVQYSF; encoded by the coding sequence ATGAAAGAAGTAATAGAATTTTTAATTCAAAATCCTGTACAGTTTCTGGCTACCGCAGGTCTGGATAACAAGCCTAAAGTAAGACCGTTCCAGTTTATGTTTGAATATGATAATAAGCTGTGGTTTTGTACAGGAACAAAGAAAGAAGTGTATATGGAACTCCAAAAATCACCGTATATAGAATTATCAGTTTTATCAAATAATATGAAATGGCTGAGAATTTCAGGCAAAGTTATTTTTTCTGATTCTGAAATAATAAAAAAGAAAATTATTAATCAAAATAAACTGGTGAAAAGCATCTATCAGACATGGGATAATCCAGCACTTACCGCATTTTATCTTAAAGACTGCAAGGCTGTCATAACCGATCTTTCAGGAAAACTATCTGTGCAATATTCATTTTAA